The Gammaproteobacteria bacterium genomic interval CGACGACGAGCAGCACATCGCGTTCAGCCGGGCGTTCGGCCCGCTCGAGCTGCCTCCGGAGCTCGGCGTCCCCGGCGTCGAGCGCCGGCTGCGGCGCGAGCTGTACGATGCCTCGAACCTCGACGCGCAAGGCCGCCTGCTCTCGGCCGATTCCACGCGCCGAAAGTACAACCGCGCGAACTTTCTGTTCCACACCGACAGCTCGTTCAACGATCTGCCGACGAAGTGGTCGCTGCTGCGCGCGCACGTGCTGCCTCCCGACGGCGGCAACACCGAGTTCGTCGACACGCGCGTCGTCTACGACGATCTGCCCGCGAAGACGAAGGCGCGTATCGAAGGGCTCGAGGCCGAGCACTATCTCTGGTATTCGCGCGAGCGCGCGGGGCTCGACGAGATCACGGACGACATGCGCCGCCGCATGCCGCCGGTGCGCCACCCGTTGGTGCGGGAAATGCCTTATGGGCGCAAGGCGCTCTACATCGGCGCGCACGCCTCGCACATCGTCGGTTGGCCGGTCGACGCCGGGCGTGCGCTGCTCGACGAGCTCCTCGACTTCGCGACACAGCCGAAATACGTGTACAGCCACGCGTGGCGAAGCGGCGATCTCGTGATCTGGGACAACCGCTGCACGCTCCACCGCGCGGGCACCTTCGAGGACCTCGCACACGTCCGCGACCTCCGCCGGACCACGATCAACGAGCACGGCCCCGAGCGCGCGTCCACGGATCCGCTGCCGGCCCGAGCGAGCGCCTGACGAGCGCGCCGACCGCCCGGCACAGCGCTCTCGCCGAGCCTGGCTAAGCGCTCCTCCCGGTACCGGCGTTGTGCCGAAACGCGGGCAGCGCTTAGACTGCCGGCGGGCCGTTCGCCTGGGAGGAAAGCTTCATGGAAGCGGTCATTGCCGACAGGACGCGCACCGCGCCCCGTCCCGCCATCCTGCGATGCGGCGCGGTGCTGCTCGCGGGCTCGATCCTGCTCGCGGGGCCCGCACGGGCCCAGGACGACGCGACCTGCCCGCCGGGTCCGGACCTGCTCCTCGTGAACGGCCGCGTTCATACGATGGACGACGCGGGCAGCGTCGTGTCCGCGGTGCGCATCGTCGGCGATCGCTTCGCGGCCGTGGGTGAATCGGCGGGCGCCGGCCCCTGCACCGAGACGATCGACCTTCGCGGCCGCACGGCAATCCCGGGCATCATCGACAACCACAATCACATCGTGCTGCTGGGGTTGCGGCCGGGGCACGACACGCGCCTCGAGAACGCGCGCTCGATCGAAGCGGTGCTCGAGACTCTGGAGGCGAAAACGGCCGAGGTCCCCGCGGGCGAGTGGATCACGTCGATCGGCGGATTCGACATCAATCAATTCGTGCCGCCGCCGGACGCACCGCGCTTTCCGACGCTCGCGGAGCTCGACCGCGTGGCGCCCGATCACCCGGTCTACCTTCAGCAGTCGTTCGCGGGCCCCTCCGTGACGAACAGCCTCGGCAAGGCCTTTTTCGAGAGCCGCGGCATCGAGGTCGGCGACGACGGCGCGATCGCCGGCGGCGCCGCACCGAACCCGTCGAGCCGCGCCCTGCACGCCCTCCGGCAGCTGCAAACGTTCGAGGACAAGAAGCGCGGCACGCTCGACGCGCTTCGCTATGCCGCGAGCCTCGGCGTCACGACGCACCTCGATCAGGGCGGCTTTCCCGCGACGGGGACCGACGCCGACGGCGCCGCGCATTTCGATCAGTACCACGCCTACGATGCGCTGCTCGAGCTGTATCGCGAGGGCCGGCTGATCAATCGCATCAGGCTCAATTTCCTGCACATGGAGGCCGATCCGGCGACGCCGGGGCTCAAGGCGCGCCTCGCGAACGTCTTCCCGGAGTTCGGCGGGGACATGCTCCGAATCGTCGGCATCGGCGAGTTCACGGCCGGCGCAAGCCCGATCGTCGCCACGGCGACGGAGGCGTGGGAGAACGGGACTCGACTCGTCGCGGAGGCCGGCTGGCGCAACGAGAACCACTCGCTCACGCGCACCGACTTCATGACGATCATCGACGGATGGGAGCGAGTCAACGCCGCACTGGACCCGCCCGGCATCACCGAGCTTCGCTGGGTGCTCGCGCATGCGCCGTTCATCACTCCCGAGTACGTCGAGAAGCTCCGGGCCCTCGGCGGAGGGATCAGCGTGCTGGGCGGATGGCGGTGGCTCAGCGGCACGGCCGAGGCGAATGGGCCGCCGTTCCGGATGCTGCTCGACTCCGGGATTCCGGTCGGCATGAGCTCGGACGGTATGCAGATCTCGCCGCTGAATCCGTGGATCGGCCTTTACTACGTGGTCACGGGCAAGAACGCGCGGGGCGAGCCGATCAACGCGGACCAAACGCTCGAGCGCGACGAGGCGCTTCGGCTCTACACGGCGGCGAACGGATGGTTCTTGAAGGAGGAGGACGTGCTCGGGAGCATCGAGGTCGGAAAGTACGCCGATCTTGTCGTGCTGAGCGCCGACTACTTCGACGAGGAGGCTGTGCCGGACCAGGCGATCCTCGACATCCGATCGTTGCTGACGATCGTCGGCGGGCGCATCGTGCACGGGAGCGGCGCCGCATTGTAGGACCTGCGACGGGCCGCCGGGACCGCCGCCGACCCTGTCCCCGAGTCCGGCTGCGGTCGTTGTCCCCGCGACGACGCGCGGGATCGCCGGCGGCGCCTGCGTTGCCGGGGCGCTTTTCCACACCACGAACCCTTTTCCGGGCGCCGGCGCGCCGGGGACAAAGTGTAGTCGGAACCCCGAACGTGCAGCGCTCCGCGCTCGAAGGCGGGTAGACCCGCGACACTAGCATTTTCAACACCACACGCCGCGTGGATCGCCCTGGTAGACTGGTCGGCCAACCTGGATCGTTCCGTTCACAGGGAGCCCCGGAGCGTTGATCATTCGCTACTCGTCGTCAGTCGCGACGTGCGCCGCGTTGCTTCGCGTCGCGTGCGCAGTGCCGGCCGCCGCCGGCGTCGATCTCGCCGAAAAATGAACGGCGGCGGCCCGGCCGCCTCGCCGACTCATCCGAACCCATGCACGAGAGGTAATCGAAAAAGATGCATCATCAAAGCCTGGAGGGTCTGCTCGCAGGCAGAAACCCCGTCGAGGTTCTCCGTAACTCGCCGAGCGGCCCGAACGTCTACCCGGTCGTGCCCCCGGAGTTCACGAATTGGCGCGACGAGCAGCGCGCATGGCAGCAGACGTGCGTCTTGTTCAACCAGTCCTATCACATGACGGACATGTACGTCTCGGGGCCGG includes:
- a CDS encoding TauD/TfdA family dioxygenase, which encodes MDADGDMEVKPLHDLFAAELIGADLRQPPTSELKALVEQAMAQYAVLAIRDQHIDDEQHIAFSRAFGPLELPPELGVPGVERRLRRELYDASNLDAQGRLLSADSTRRKYNRANFLFHTDSSFNDLPTKWSLLRAHVLPPDGGNTEFVDTRVVYDDLPAKTKARIEGLEAEHYLWYSRERAGLDEITDDMRRRMPPVRHPLVREMPYGRKALYIGAHASHIVGWPVDAGRALLDELLDFATQPKYVYSHAWRSGDLVIWDNRCTLHRAGTFEDLAHVRDLRRTTINEHGPERASTDPLPARASA
- a CDS encoding amidohydrolase family protein, producing the protein MEAVIADRTRTAPRPAILRCGAVLLAGSILLAGPARAQDDATCPPGPDLLLVNGRVHTMDDAGSVVSAVRIVGDRFAAVGESAGAGPCTETIDLRGRTAIPGIIDNHNHIVLLGLRPGHDTRLENARSIEAVLETLEAKTAEVPAGEWITSIGGFDINQFVPPPDAPRFPTLAELDRVAPDHPVYLQQSFAGPSVTNSLGKAFFESRGIEVGDDGAIAGGAAPNPSSRALHALRQLQTFEDKKRGTLDALRYAASLGVTTHLDQGGFPATGTDADGAAHFDQYHAYDALLELYREGRLINRIRLNFLHMEADPATPGLKARLANVFPEFGGDMLRIVGIGEFTAGASPIVATATEAWENGTRLVAEAGWRNENHSLTRTDFMTIIDGWERVNAALDPPGITELRWVLAHAPFITPEYVEKLRALGGGISVLGGWRWLSGTAEANGPPFRMLLDSGIPVGMSSDGMQISPLNPWIGLYYVVTGKNARGEPINADQTLERDEALRLYTAANGWFLKEEDVLGSIEVGKYADLVVLSADYFDEEAVPDQAILDIRSLLTIVGGRIVHGSGAAL